DNA from Bradyrhizobium japonicum USDA 6:
TGGCGAGCTCAACGCCGATCGCTCCAACGCGGTGCTGATCTGCCATGCGCTGACGGGAGATCAGCATGTCGCCAACGTGCATCCCGTCACCGGCAAGTCGGGCTGGTGGGAGACGCTGGTCGGTCCCGGCCGGCCTCTTGATCCTCAGCACTACTTCATCATTTGCGCCAACGTGATTGGCGGCTGCATGGGTTCGACCGGGCCGGCCTCGATCAATCCGGCGACCGGCAAGGTGTGGGGCCTGGATTTCCCCGTCATCACCATTCCCGACATGGTGCGCGCGCAGGCGATGCTGATCGACCGGCTCGGCATCGACACGTTGTTCGCGGTGGTCGGCGGCTCGATGGGCGGCATGCAGGTGCTGCAATGGACCGCGGCCTATCCCAAGCGCGTGTACTCCGCGCTGGCGATTGCCTGCGCAACGCGGCACTCGGCCCAGAACATCGCTTTCCACGAGCTCGGCCGCCAGGCAGTGATGGCCGATCCCGACTGGCACAACGGCCGCTACACGGATCAGGGCATCCATCCGCATCGCGGACTTGCGGTGGCACGGATGGCCGCGCACATCACCTATCTTTCGGACGCCGCGCTGCATCGCAAGTTCGGCCGCCGCATGCAGGACCGCGAGCTGCCGACCTTCTCGTTCGACGCCGATTTCCAGGTCGAGAGCTATCTGCGCTACCAGGGCTCGTCCTTTGTCGAGCGGTTCGACGCCAACTCCTATCTCTATCTGACCCGCGCGATGGACTATTTCGACATCGCTGGCGACCACGGCGGCGTGCTGGCGAAGGCGTTCGCGGGCATCGAGACGCGCTTCTGCGTGGTCTCCTTCACCAGCGACTGGCTGTTCCCGACCTCGGAATCGCGCGCACTGGTGCATGCGCTGAACGCGTCGAGCGCGCGGGTGTCGTTCGCCGAGATCGAGACCGATCGCGGCCACGACGCCTTCCTGCTCGACGTGCCCGAATTCTTCGATATCGCCCGGGCCTTCCTGCAATCGGCAGGGAAGGCGCGCGGGCTCACCGCCAGGATTGACTGACAAGGACGGCTAGCGATGTCTGTGCAGGAAGTGCTGCCGCTGGGCGGCGTTGCGACGGAGCAGTCCGGCCAGTTTCGCGCCGATCATCTGCTGGTCGCCGAGATGGTCAAGCCCGGCTCGAAAGTGCTCGACGTCGGCTGCGGCGAGGGCGATTTGCTCCAGTTACTGGAGACCCGCGGTATCGACGGGCGCGGCATCGAGCTGTCGCGCGAGGGCGTCAATCGCTGCGTCGCCAAGGGCCTCGCGGTGGTGCAGGGCGATGCCGACACCGATCTCGTCAACTATCCCGACGACGCCTTCGATTACGTCATCCTGTCGCAGACGCTGCAGGCGACGCGGCAGCCGCGGGTCGTGCTGGAGAATCTGCTGCGCATCGGCCGCCGCGCCATCGTGTCGTTCCCGAATTTCGGCTTCTGGAAGATGCGGCTCCAGCTCCTGGTCGGCGGCCACATGCCGCGCACCGAGAATCTGCCGGCGACCTGGTACGACACCGCCAACATCCATTTCTGCACTATCAAGGATTTCGTTGAGCTCTGCGACGCGATCGACGTCAAGATGGAGCGCGCCGAGGCGCTGGATCTGTACGGCCGTCCATTGCGGCTGCGATTGCCGTGGTGGGTGTGGAACATGTTCGGCGAGCAGGGCGTGTTTCTGCTCACGCGCGGGCAGGGGAAGTAGCTTCTCGTCACTGCGGGCGCAGTGAATCCGGCAGGCGCCCACCCCGAGCGGTCGGCCGGATATCTCGTGCGGGCAACTAGACTAAAGTACTCGACTCGGCGGCCGGCCAAAGTTGAGCCTCTCGGTTGCATGTCCTCATTTCCTTAAGTCATAATGTTGCTGGGGAAATGGCCAGGGGCTGAGACTATGGGTAGAGCGCTGCCGGCACTTGCTGTGCTGTTCAGTGTCAGCTTGACGTGCGAACCAGTATTCGCCCAGAGCGGCGGCGACATCGTCAACATCTTCGGCGGCCTTGTTCAGTCCGCCATCAACCAGGCCATCCAGGCCGAGTGGCGCAAGCTTCCGCCGGCCGAGATTTCCTGCATCGACGATAATCTTCGCCAGCGTGGCACGTCCGTCGGACAGGTGATCCAGCAGGGCTTCAGTCCCAGCGACGGCCGGCTTGCCGAGCTGCGCCGCGTCTGCCGAACCGGGCTCGTGCAAAATCCGACGAACCTCGCCTCGAGCCCGAGCGTGATCTCGATCTATGCGGTCGACGGCCTCAGCCTCGGCGCGAAGGTCAGCTTCGAAAGCTCCGTCTATCGGCAGTACCAATGTAGTCCCAGCGAGCAGTTCAACGGCTTTACCTGGTGCGCACGCAAGGTGCCGGAAAGCTCGAAACGAGGGCCGTTCGTATCGTCCTACTCGATCCTGCATTCGCCCGACGGCACGGTCTCTTACGTGAACCGGTTCTTGGAGCCGGCCTGGTTCAGCGGCAACGAGGCGAATGAGGATATCGCGCGACTTGCGAAAAAGTACGGGGCCCAGCCCAACGTGATGGCAATGCCGCAAATCGACGGCCTGCAAGGGCTCATGGCCAGCTGGGGCGCGGTCAGGTTGGTGTCGCTCGACGCAAGCAATGTGGCCCAGCTCGCGCAGGGCCGGGACATCAGGGCCGGGCTGATGGTGGATTTCCTCGGCAATTTTCGTCGATCCGCGCAGCTCGGCTTGCCAATCTACCGCCTGGCCGGGGGCCGGGATTCGTCTGGGCTGCCAACTGGGATCAGGGCGGGCGAGGCACTTTGCGATTCTTCGCGGTGGATGCGTCCACGCTGTCGGGACCCGACGCCGTCCAGCCGCAGGCTCAGGCGAATATCGGCGCGCCTTCGATCGCCGAGCCGGCCGCACCTGCGCCGGCAGCTCCTTCTGCGCCGCCGCCCCCGCCGGTCTCGGCGGCGCCGCCACCGCCGCCGGTCTCATCGCCGCCGGTGGTCGCTCGTCTCGATCCCGACGAGCGTGCGCGGCAGCGGATCAAGGATACGCTGAGCCGGGTTTCCTATCATCGAGGAGATCTTCCGAACGAAAACTACAAGACGAGGCTGGATGCGATCGCGTCCCGGCTCGCCCCCGTCAGCGACGCCACGGATTCGGCCACGCTGACGAGCCTCATGTCGGACTGCGATACGGCTTCGGCGATCTTCGATGAAGCCGCCGAGTTCACCCGGGTCTCCGAGGTGGCGGGCCGGAAAGTGGCGATCGTGAACGCAAAGCTGCAAGGCATCAGCTTCGATGCGCCGCTGGTGCAGGAGTTGAAGACCTCCGTCGGCGGCGTCGGAACCGCCCAGGCTGAGGGAGATATCGCGGCCTTGAAGCGTGCCTTGAGCTCGCTCAACGGCCTCTACGATTCCGGCCGGCTCGATCGCCTCGCAACGGCAAGGGCAAACGGATTTGAGACCATCGAGAGCTACGAGGATTACAAGGATCGCCAATCCAGGCTCAGTGGGTCGGGAATCATCCTGAATAAGAAGTGAGTGTCATGCTGAGCAATGTCGAGACGTTCTTTGTTCGCCTCCTGCGAGGGACGGTCATCGCGACCGCGATGGTTTCCTTCCTCATCACGATCCTGGCGCTGATCTTTGCATTGTATGCGCAGTTCGCTCCGAACCCGAGCGTGCGGATCGCCGAACAGATCGACCGGTTTCGCCAGGCGACAGATCCGGTCAAGCTGATCAAGGAGGTCTTCCCGTCGGATGCGCCGATCGTCAGGGAGACCGCGGGCTCCGACAACGTGGCCTACGAAAAAGGCAAGCGCCTGGACCCGGAGATCCTGCAGCAGTTCAACAAGTTTCTCGATGGCGCGCTGGGAGCCAGCTTCGAAAATGCTTCGCAGTTCTCGGACTGGCTCTACAACAACGGAGCGCGATTCCGCGGCTATGCCACGTTGGACGACAGGAATGCGCTTGATGAGGGCAACATCGAGGTGTTGTGGCGCTCCTTGCTGTTCGACTATGCCAAGCGGCTGAGCGCGCGGGCACCGGCGCTGGCGACGGCGAACAAGGACAAGCAATACTCTTCCTCGATCGATCGCATCGCGGCTGCCACGCCTCCCACCCGCGCGCCGTATTTCGTCGTGTGGTTCTTCAACAAGCTGCAGGGCGAGCTGCAACTCGTCTCTCAGGAATTCCAGGAAGAGCAAAACCGCAGACTGGCCTTGAAATTGATGGTCCCTGTCGCTTTGTATGTCGCCGCGGGTGCCTTTTCCTATTTCATCTTCATCATGTTCCTGTTCTTGCTGGTCTCGATCGAAGCCAGCGTCAGGCGTTTGGCGTCTGCCGAAAACCCGGCGTTACCTCCGCTGCCGGCTGCCTCCCAGGTCTGAGACCTGGCGCGGCAGGCCGCGGCTGGCGGTCTAATGCGCCGCCAGCGACCGCGGATCGCGCACCGGCCAGCGCCCGGCTTCCACCAGCGTCACGAACCGCTCCACGCTCTCGTTGAACAGCGCGGGCTCTTCGAGATTGAGCACGTGGCCTGATTTCGGAAACATCGCGAGGCCCGCCGCCGGCAGGTGCTTCTTCAGGAACAGGCTTGCGCCGACGCAGGGATCGTCTTCGTCACCGCAGATGATCAGCGCGGGCGTTACCACACCTCGAATGGCATCCGGCATCGTGTAGATCGATGGCCGGCCGCCCTGGAAGCCGCGCATCGTGTTCGCGGAGCCCTTGGCATCGTGCCGCGCCAGCGCGGCGTAGAAATCGGCGTGGCCGCGCGGGTCCTTCACCAGGAACGGAATTCGGCTCGGCGCCTCGCGCGTGACCTTTGCGACCTCGGCGGAGCCGAGCGTCTCGAACTGCTCGGCATTGGCGCGGCACTGCTTGCGCCAGTTGTCGAGATTCTCGATCTCTGATCCTGAGCCCACGCCGGCCAGCGTCATCGACAGCGCGCGCTGCGGCGCGTTCAACCCGATCTGGAGCGACGAATAGGCGCCCATCGACAGGCCGACCAGATGCGCGCGCTCGATCTTGAGGTGATCGAGCACCGCGAGCGCGTCGGTGTAGAAGTGCTTGTAGGTGTAGACCTCGCCATCAGGCACGTCCGACGGCGTGTAGCCACGCGCGGAATAGGTGATGCAGCGATGGCCGCGCGAGAAGTAGCGCATCTGCGGCTCCCAATTGGTGTAGTCGGCCGCGAACTCATGCAGAAAAATAATCGGCGATCCCTGACCCGCTTCTTCGAAATAGATGCGGACGTCATCCCTGGTCGTGGCGTGGGGCATTAACTGTTTCCCTCTCTTCAAGCCGCCTTTCGAGGATTGCAGTTAATGCTGTTGTCCGCAATGCGGCAGCCTCACGCCAGCATCGGCGCAAAATCATCGCAGCCATTCGCGGGCGTGGCGTCTTTTTCTCGCCACATCCGGCGGCTTAACGGCCGGACGAATGCCGGCCTCGGCACGGGCCGGCTGGAGTGGGGGTGTCAACGAAGGATGAAGTATGTTGGAGTTGTTTGCGTCTCGCCTGTCGCGTTGTGTTGTCGCGCTGGCGATTTTCTTCGCGGCGGTTGCCGCGTTCGTTTCTCCGGCCTCAGCGCGGCCGCATCATCGTCATAGCGCAGAGCGGCACGCTTACGTGCACCACGCCAGACATCATCATGACCGTCATTATCGCCACCATGCCCGTAGCTCGCGCTTCGAGCGCGGCGCGGCGCAGTTGCAGGCGAGCGGCTTCGCCGACACCCAGGCGAGCTACAATCCGAATGCCAATGTCGGCGGCATGGCCAACAACGGAATGGCCAATAGCGGTGGCGGCTTCGGCGGCGGATCGGGCCTCGTGTCCGAGGCACGCCGTTATATCGGCGGCAATCCGACCGGGCGCGGCAGCCTGTGGTGCGCGCGCTTCATGAACATGGTGCTGCAGCACACCGGCCATCAGGGCACCGGCTCCGACATGGCGAGCTCGTTCGCGCGCTACGGCACGCGTGTCTCCGGTCCGCAGGTCGGCGCCATTGCGGTCATGTCGCGCGGTCGCCGGGGCGGCCATGTCGGCATCATCACCGGCGTGGACGCGCAGGGCAATCCGATCATGATTTCCGGCAACAACGGCAATCGTGTTCGCGAGGCACCGGTCTCGCGCGGCCGGATCTATGCGTATGTGATGCCGAACTGAGACTCGTCATTGCGAGCGAAGCGAAGCAATCCAGAATCCCACCGCGGAGACCGTCTGGATTGCTTCGTCGCTTTGCTCCTCGCAATGACGGAGGGTGTTGAGGCGGCGTGCCGTCACACCAGCTTCGGCTCTTCCACCGCCACCGTATCCCCGACGCCGATGTCGCCATCGGCGATGACCTCGGCATAGATGCCGCAATCCATGTGGCCGAGATTGCGCGACAGCGTCGGTGGTATCTCGAGATCGCGCTGCGCGGTCTCGGGATCGACGTTGACCGCCGGGCAGCGGACGATGCGCTTGACCACTTTTAGCCGGGCATCACCGATCACGAGCGTCTGGCCGACGAGGTCGAGCTCGGACCAGGCCGGCCAGCCCTTCACATAAAGATTGCCGCGGAAGCGCAGGGGATGCACGGCGGTGCCGCCGAGCATGGTCTCGATCGCCCGGACGCTGCCGAGATTGATGATCGACACGACCTTGCGGGCGACGTCGGAAAAGCTGTGGTCGCGGCCGGACAGAACTTTTGGCGGGCCCTTCAGCTCCGGCTGAAAATTCTCCGTGAAATAATCCTCGATCGCGGTGCGGCCGGCCGTGGTCTCGAGGTCCCCGCTGGCGACGATCTGGCCGTCCTTGCGGATGGTCAGGCGGTTGGTCGCGTCCTCGAACCGGCTGTCGAGAGATGCCAGCCGCTCATTGCGCGCCAGCATCAGGAACTGGATTTTCGGCTTCCAGCTAGGTGCCTCCGGATCGAAGCCGCTCGGTCCGTTCTCGATGGCGTAGCGGCGGTCGGCGGGCAGGGTCTGGCCGATCCGCAAGGGGACCCGGGGCAGGGATTCCGGCGTCAGGCCCTTGATCGGGTAACGGTAAAGGCCGGTGATTTCGGCGGTCTGGCTGGCTGTCATGTCGCTACTTAAGGGATTCGACCTGCTGGCGCCAAGCAGGCGGACCCGTGCACGAAATTGTGAACGCGCCTCTTCCGATCCGGGGCCAAGCTTCCCACATCTGGGTCAGGCCGGCGCCAGCGCCGGCTGCTAACGACCGCTGCCGGTTGAGGAACGTCAACGCGTCCAGCGGAAACCCAATGAAGATGCCGTTTGGAGTGCCTTAGAGGGCTCCAGGGGCAGGCCGAGGGAAAGAAAAGACATGAACATCGATAAATATACTGAACGCTCCAGGGGCTTCGTCCAGTCTGCGCAATCGCTTGCGGTACGCGAGGGACATCAGCAGTTTTCGACCCTGCACGTCCTGAAGGTTCTGCTGGACGACAATGAGGGCCTCGCTGCCGGTCTGATCGACCGCGCCGGCGGCAATTCCCGCGCCATCCTGAAGGCGACCGAGGACGCCCTCAACAAGGTGCCGAAGGTCTCCGGCGGCGGCGCCGGCCAGATCTATCTGGCGCCCGAGCTCGCCCGCACTTTCGACGCCGCCGAAAAGGCCGGCGAGAAGGCCGGCGACAGCTTTGTCACCGTCGAGCGGCTGCTACTCGGCCTCGCGCTGGAAAAGACCAGCGAGGCCGGCGCGATCCTGGCCAAGGGCGGCGTCACCCCGCAAAATCTCAATGCGGCGATCGAGGCGCTGCGCAAGGGCCGGACGGCGGACTCCGCGACCGCCGAGAACGCCTATGACGCGCTGAAGAAATATGCCCGCGACCTGACCCAGGCTGCGCGCGACGGCAAGCTCGACCCGGTCATCGGCCGCGACGAGGAGATCCGCCGCACCATCCAGGTGCTCTCGCGCCGGACCAAGAACAATCCCGTCCTGATCGGTGAACCCGGCGTCGGCAAGACCGCCATCGCCGAGGGCCTCGCGCTGCGCATCGTCAACGGCGACGTGCCCGAGACCCTGCAGGACAAGAAGCTGCTCTCGCTCGATCTCGGCGCGCTGATTGCGGGTGCGAAGTACCGCGGCGAGTTCGAGGAGCGGCTGAAGGCCGTGCTCCAGGAAGTCACCGCGAGCGAGGGCACCTTCATCCTATTCATCGACGAGATGCATACGCTGATCGGCGCCGGCAAGGGCGATGG
Protein-coding regions in this window:
- the metX gene encoding homoserine O-acetyltransferase MetX, whose translation is MGGVKSVPSPAISADDRSHEADHPNSQVAQFGAEQPLRLDCGIDLTPFQIAYQTYGELNADRSNAVLICHALTGDQHVANVHPVTGKSGWWETLVGPGRPLDPQHYFIICANVIGGCMGSTGPASINPATGKVWGLDFPVITIPDMVRAQAMLIDRLGIDTLFAVVGGSMGGMQVLQWTAAYPKRVYSALAIACATRHSAQNIAFHELGRQAVMADPDWHNGRYTDQGIHPHRGLAVARMAAHITYLSDAALHRKFGRRMQDRELPTFSFDADFQVESYLRYQGSSFVERFDANSYLYLTRAMDYFDIAGDHGGVLAKAFAGIETRFCVVSFTSDWLFPTSESRALVHALNASSARVSFAEIETDRGHDAFLLDVPEFFDIARAFLQSAGKARGLTARID
- the metW gene encoding methionine biosynthesis protein MetW; this translates as MSVQEVLPLGGVATEQSGQFRADHLLVAEMVKPGSKVLDVGCGEGDLLQLLETRGIDGRGIELSREGVNRCVAKGLAVVQGDADTDLVNYPDDAFDYVILSQTLQATRQPRVVLENLLRIGRRAIVSFPNFGFWKMRLQLLVGGHMPRTENLPATWYDTANIHFCTIKDFVELCDAIDVKMERAEALDLYGRPLRLRLPWWVWNMFGEQGVFLLTRGQGK
- a CDS encoding alpha/beta fold hydrolase, translated to MPHATTRDDVRIYFEEAGQGSPIIFLHEFAADYTNWEPQMRYFSRGHRCITYSARGYTPSDVPDGEVYTYKHFYTDALAVLDHLKIERAHLVGLSMGAYSSLQIGLNAPQRALSMTLAGVGSGSEIENLDNWRKQCRANAEQFETLGSAEVAKVTREAPSRIPFLVKDPRGHADFYAALARHDAKGSANTMRGFQGGRPSIYTMPDAIRGVVTPALIICGDEDDPCVGASLFLKKHLPAAGLAMFPKSGHVLNLEEPALFNESVERFVTLVEAGRWPVRDPRSLAAH
- a CDS encoding TIGR02594 family protein — translated: MLELFASRLSRCVVALAIFFAAVAAFVSPASARPHHRHSAERHAYVHHARHHHDRHYRHHARSSRFERGAAQLQASGFADTQASYNPNANVGGMANNGMANSGGGFGGGSGLVSEARRYIGGNPTGRGSLWCARFMNMVLQHTGHQGTGSDMASSFARYGTRVSGPQVGAIAVMSRGRRGGHVGIITGVDAQGNPIMISGNNGNRVREAPVSRGRIYAYVMPN
- a CDS encoding MOSC domain-containing protein produces the protein MTASQTAEITGLYRYPIKGLTPESLPRVPLRIGQTLPADRRYAIENGPSGFDPEAPSWKPKIQFLMLARNERLASLDSRFEDATNRLTIRKDGQIVASGDLETTAGRTAIEDYFTENFQPELKGPPKVLSGRDHSFSDVARKVVSIINLGSVRAIETMLGGTAVHPLRFRGNLYVKGWPAWSELDLVGQTLVIGDARLKVVKRIVRCPAVNVDPETAQRDLEIPPTLSRNLGHMDCGIYAEVIADGDIGVGDTVAVEEPKLV